The following nucleotide sequence is from Apium graveolens cultivar Ventura chromosome 4, ASM990537v1, whole genome shotgun sequence.
AAAAGCGAATTTCATCTATCATCCCCTTACTATAAAATAATGTTTACATTATTTAACTGAAAATAACATGCATTTCCTAGAGAAAACAGAGATGGTGTATGATATGATGGTCTCTTAGCACCATAAGAAGTACACAATACCGAGTAAATTATCACAATTTCATGTGTATAACTCTGATGTTACTGAACAGCTAGGGAAATTATACAAAATTTATAAGTAGTCTCTACAATGCCTAATACTATATGTTAGCACATAAGATTAATGTACCAGCCAACATAATTTACAAATGAACAAAATGTACTAATGCTAAAAAATTATTAATGTGAGAGAAAGCCAGAACTATAAACCATACAAATAACAGAATATTTTGTACCTATCTTTTTTCTTTTAATTCTTATTTTTCTTGTCTATTGATGGCTTGTGTTCCAGCGGCTCATCCTCAGTGAGCGGTAAGAGACTCTCAGTGTATCGAAACTGTAAAAAATTAACAGGTAACCCGCGAATCTTGATATTCTTCACTGTCCTCTGGTCAAGATTATACCACACAAGTTTTGTGTTATAGTCGTCCCGCTCCAGTATGAGTAGATCCTCGTCACTTCTGGAAAATGCAACAAGTTTGGTCAACCTATACGCTCCAATCACTTCATGAGTCTCTCTAGAAAGTGCTTTGTACCAGGTCCCTCCAGCCCCGCGATAGTTCATCACCCACACATCTATTTGAGTATCGGTGCAGTTAAGAATAGAAATGTATTCTTCTAAATCATCCAAAATTCTTTCACTGGACTTGGCACTGGTCGCCTCAAGAGAAGGAAAAGGGATGTCCTTGAACTGTTGACGTTCCAGATCAAATCCAACAATGACCTCTTTCCCATTAATTTGATCCTCACTTGCCATCCAATGCAAACATCCGCTTGCAAAAAAAACCGTAATATTAATGAAACGAGTGTTACTAAGAACATCCTGAATCCGTGTCCAAGCATTACTTTTAAGGTTGCAGACCATGGCTATTACGCCACGAAACTAAACATAACATTCTACAATCAAGACCATCTTAAACTCATCATTAACCTCATCATATCTGAATCCACATATGAGCTTCTCATTAGTACTAAACAAACTCGGAAACTCACTTGGCAAACCGGCTATCTTCCTAAACTTCCTAGTTGTCGGATTTAACAGAAAAACATCCTTCCTCTGATTCTTAAACACACACATTAAACCATTACAACCACCCATAATCTGAGCACCACGTAGAAAAGTCTTGAGTGGATCATCTATTTCCACAAGAGCAGCAGACTCATCATCTAGAGAATCAACACCTCGTGCATGTCAAATATCTCAAACTATAGAGTATGTCGAGCCTCGTGCATGTCAAATATCTCAAACTTCCCACAAGACTTTTGAAATATGTAGGATCCACCTTCTCACATTCTTCAAATTTCGACAACTTTGTTCCACATTCAATGGGGGTGCTTACGGCTTGACAATTTTCCATCTTGAATTTCTTCAAAATCTCCCTTGTATAGCTTCCTTGTGATATTAATATTCCATCATCCATTTGCTTTACTTCAATGCCAAGATAATATTACATAAGCCCAATATCGGTCATCTCAAATTCTCTTATCATGTCTTGTTTAAATTTCTCAAACATACTTGGACTATTTCCCGTGAATATTAAATCATCCACATACAAGCACGCAAGAAGAAATTCTCCATTTTTAGCAACCTTGGCATATAGAGCATGTTCATGAGGACACTTGTAAAATCCTTGAGCTTAAAAGTATTTGTCAAGTCTAATATTCCAAGCCCTCGGTGCCTGTTTCAATCCGTACAAGGCCTTCTTTAACTTTAACATTTTTCCTTCTTGTCCTTTTACGATGTATCCCAATGGTTGCTCCACATACACGGTTTCTTCAAGAACACCATTCAAGAAAGCGGACTTCACATCCATTTGACGAATTTTCAATCCATTTTGAGCCGCTAATGAGATGATTAGCCTTATAGTCTCCATTCTTGCAACCGGGGAAAAAACTTCATCATAATCAACTCCATGTCTTTGATTGTAGCCTTtggccaccaatcttgccttatATTTTTCCACCTTACCTTGGCCATTCTTCTTCACCTTATAAATCCACTTTACACCAATAGCTTTTTGTTCTTTTGGAAGTGTTGCTAACTCCCATGTGTCATTCTTCTTTATAGACTCAATCTCGTCATCCATTGATTTCTTCCACCTTTCATCTTGCACGGCTTCTTTGAAGCTTGTTGGTTCGGTTTACGCTAGAAGACAAAGAAGTGTTAAGTCGGAAATAGCGGGAACCTCTTCCGTTTCATCGTATATTTCTACAAGACTTCTATAACGTCTTGGTGCTGTCTCATCATCATCACTTGAAGAAGATAAAAGAGTTTGTCCATAACTTGTTGCTCGTGTTGATGTGGGAGGAATGATattttcttcactttcttcatcaacAAATGGGAAAAAATTATAATCTTCTTGTGTGTTGCTCCAATCCCATGAGCTCTCTTCGTCAAATATAACATCTCGACTAATAACAATCTTTCCATTGATGGGGTTGTAAACTTTGTACGCCTTTGCTTTTGCATCATAGCCAACAAACACATACTTTTCACTCTTATAATCCAACTTTGTTCTTAGCTCATCATCGACGTGTGCATAAGCTATGCTTCCAAAAACTCTTAAGTGAGCAATAGATGGTCTCTTTCCTTTTCATGCTTATTGCGGAGTTATGTCTTTAACACTTCTCGTGGGACATCTATTTGACAAATAGACGGCACAATCTACCGCTTCGGCCCAAAATTCGTTAGGCATATTCTTGCTCTTTAGCATGCTTCCATCCATGTTAAGAATGCTCCTATTTTTTCTTTCGGCGACTACATTTTGTTGTGGTGATCTTGGAACCGTTGCGGATCGTCTAATACCATGAGCTTCACAAAATTGCAAGAACTCCTTTGAATTGAATTCACCTCCTCGATCTGAACGAATGGCTTTTATTTGATACTTGGTCTCTTTTTCAACTTGGGCTTTGAACTTTTTGAAACATTCAAAAACTTGAGACTTCTCTTTAAGAAAGTACACCCATGTCTTGCGGCTAAAATCATCAATGAATAACAAGAAATAGCGATTCTTACTAAAAGATGGAGGATTAAAAGGCCCACATACATCGGAGTGAATGAGTTCAAGTAGCTCATTTGCTCTTGACATAGATTCCTTTGGAAAGCTCTTTCTTAATTGTTTTCCGAAAAGACATCCTTCACAAAATTGGTTTGGATGGTTGATGTGAGGCAATCCATTTACCATATGCTTCTTTAATAGTGAATTGAGTCCATCAAAGTTCAAGTGCCCAAACCTAATATGCCAAAGCCAAGAAGAATCTCCAACACAAGCCTTAAGACATTTTGCAACATcattttgaattttgagaataAACATACGATTCTTGGTCATAGGCACCTTTGCAATAAAAATTATCATTAGAATCTCTCAAATTGAGAAATCCATCTTTCATGGTGATGGTATAGCCTTTCTCCATTAGTTGCCCCAAACTCAAGATATTATTTTTCATGCTAGGCACATAATAAACACTTGAAATAAATTTATGATCTCCATTTTTCAAGCGAATTAAGATGTTACCTTTTCCTTTGATGGGCACTCCCGAAGAGTGTCCAAAAGTGACTTTTCCATTCACTTTCTCATTAAGATCCATGAACAAATTTTTATTGCCACACATATGATAACTTGCGCCGCTATCAAGATACCACAAATTATCTTCACAATTTACTTCTCCTTTATGTGCTAGAAGCAAAGTGGGCTCATCAACATTGCCTTTATCTTCAACAAAATTAGCTTTCTCCTCCACTTGATTTTTTGAAGCGTGACACTCGGAAGCATAGTGACCAAATTTTtgacaattatagcatttaacatttgactTGCCATACCTTGGTGTAACTCTTCCTCTTCCACGACCTCTTGAATTTCTTGTCTCGTACAATCTTTCATACTTTTGACTTTCCTCCCTTTGTTGGCCACGATCTCTTCCTTGTCCATATAGAAATCCTCTTCCACGTCCTTGTCCAAGACCTCTTTGGCTCCTCATATACCTTCCATTATTATCTTTAAAAGATAACTTTGATTGTAAGGCTTGTTCAATTGGCTCCTTCTTTAACATTTTTTCTTCATGGGATTGTAATGATCCCATAAGCTCATCAATAGTCATTTCATCTATATCTTTAGCCTCCTCAATTGCCACAACTTTGTAATCAAATTTAGAGTCAAGTGAACGAAGAACTTTTTCAATAACACGAACATCATTTACCTCTTCTCCATTGCTTTTCATTTGATTGACAACGGTAAAGACCCTTGAAAAATAATCCGAGATTGATTCGGATTCCTTCATTCGCAAAGCCTCAAACTTGCCACGAAGTGTTTGTAGCCGAACTCTCTTTACTTTAGCATCACCACTAAAAGAAGATTTGAGAGTATCCCAAACTTTCTTTGACGTTGTTGCGCAAGCCAGTTTTTGTAACATAGAATTATCCAAACATTGATGAATGATCATGATCGCCTTTGATCCTTCTTTCTTTGGGCTTGAAGTTGATCTTTTTGAACTTGATTCAAATTTGCTTCATTTTTGGGCACCTCCAATCCTTTCTCCACAATTTCCCACACATCATTTGCTCCAAGGATCGCCTTCATACGAATGCACCAATTCTCAAAATTATCTTTGGTGAACTTTGGCATTTACCATTGAGACATTCCATTTGCCATGATCTCCTTCTTCTTTACACCACACAAGCCTTCTTTGAAGACAAGTAGAAGTAGAACCtttggctcttgataccactttgTTGGAAGAAAGGATCTCACTCAAACTCACACAACTCAAAATATTTAGGAGAAAAAATGTATTACTTGAAAAATTACTTGATTACAAATGACTTTGTACAAGGCTTTATATAGGACTCCATAGAAAGATCTAGATAACTTTTAGACTCCAATATACATCACTTGACCTAGATACATGTATCTAGAGATTACATGTACCTACACTAATACATTGAACATAGAAAAATACTAATACATGTACCAAGATTATTCTAGAGACTCCCAtacaattctattattttaatagtcaaaaatatattatttatttttaaaaatcctTCCTCTGATTCTTAAACACACACATTAAACCATTACAACAACCCATAATCTGAGCACCACGAAGAAAAATCTTGAGTGGATCATCTATTTCCACAAGAGCAGCAGCCTCATCATCTAGAGAATCGAAACCCGCAAAAGAGAACTTTCTATCATCACCAAAAGTCACTATCAGAAGACAGGAACCAGCATTACAAGTAATGGCAGTCTTAAGCTGTTTCTTGGCAAAAGCATTATTATCAATAAGAGAGCACCATCCTTTCGACACACATCGAAATCGAAGAAGAGGCTTTACAGGTAATCGACAAAGGACCTCATTAATCAAATCAGCAGGAAGAGCCATAGGGTTTGGTTAATGAAAGCTTAGCTAGACACAGTTCAAATAAAAatgataattaaattattatcAATATTAATGTAGCTATTTTATGATCTCCGTCTCAAATTACTTGTcgatttattttaaattttattttataataaattaatcTAAAAATAGTATTACATCGTCAATGTACTTTAAAATACGCGTAAAAGTCGAAATGCATATGCAAAGTAATACAGGACTAAAAGAGTAATAAATTTCATACATTATGTCAAAATTCAGACAGCAATGGTTACCTTGGTTGGTGGCTTGGTGCCCTAATTCAGACACAGCACTGCTTGTTTGGTgtgtttttcttattttttaacCAGCAGTCATTATTTGGGCTCAAGTTCCGGGTTTTCAAGTAGAGGTCCAGTTTCATTTCATCAGGTACATGTATTctttttttccttattttttgaCACGTCgcataattaaaattatttattttataattaatttttagataATATAATTATATGATTTGTTAAAATAGAAGTTTGTTAGAATATTTTTAACTGTGTAAGCAAGGTAATTTAAAATGTGCGTGGAAAAAATTTAAATGGAAGTTGAAAACGAAACGAATAAGTAGTTTGTGCATCCTGAGATTGTGTATAAAATTCGGTTCTTTATCTATTACCTAAAGCCTAAAGCCCTTTAAAATTATTGATAAAAGAGTATGAAAATTGAAAATATAGGCAAACCGGAGACGGACGACCTCGGTCCATATTAAAGAATTGAAGCTAGTACTAAAGGCGCAAAACCAAAACAAGAGATAGAGCTAGGCTTGGAAAAATCCCCATAGCCTTTTCCTGAAAGCCCGTCAGGCTTTCTCCCATTGCGAAAAATTCCTCACTGCTAGACTTTGACCGAACACTATTGATGAACTGCCCCTATCTTCCGAGATCACTAGTTTGCACTTTTGCGATACATAAAAAATAATGGATTTGAAAGGACTACAAGAAAATAAATGTCACAATATTTTTTTATACATATCTCAACTGGGTATGTATATTTCTAGGCTTTCACAATTTTGGTTTATATATTCATAATGATACCCATAGGCAGCTGAGAAAGTGTATTATTGATGAAATTTAATTTTACATAATAAACCTAAACTAAAACTGAAATCAATGATAaatgaagcgaagtttacggacACCCTTCCTCATCTCTGGGTGCCTAGATATCCACCGTAAGCCTTTCCTCGTTTGAACCCCGCCCTTAACTTTAAGGCTATGCCATCCTAAGGTGCTGCTAAATGGATGGATCTTATCAGCAAATAAGGCATATCTTGTCTAGGAAGAGATTAAAAGGATTAAATCATTTTAAGAAACGTGTCTCAGCCCTAGTGTGGCTGATCATCCTCTCGGACTAGCTACTGATCATCGCCTTGGTAAGCTATTGCCTTACCAACTAGCTAATCAGACGTGAGCCGTTCCATCCTAATAGCGTATATTTGGAGCTCCAAGTGGATTTCCCATGGTATGAAAAGTATGATTTGAATCTCCAGGCAACTTCAACTAGAAAAGCAGCATAAATCGAAACATAAAAGGGATACCTTTTGAAAACGGCATTCTCCCTTGACTCTAGAAATATACAAAAATATTTCAAATGAAAAACTAGGTTCACTATAAGAGTCCGTCCGACTGCTCTTGCTGAAATTG
It contains:
- the LOC141720212 gene encoding putative F-box protein At3g47150, encoding MALPADLINEVLCRLPVKPLLRFRCVSKGWCSLIDNNAFAKKQLKTAITCNAGSCLLIVTFGDDRKFSFAGFDSLDDEAAALVEIDDPLKIFLRGAQIMGCCNGLMYM